From one Nocardioides yefusunii genomic stretch:
- the nuoN gene encoding NADH-quinone oxidoreductase subunit NuoN, with protein MNDVAEFAKPSLEYGHLSPLLIVLAGAFLAVLVEAFVPRPRRFLVQTLLTAVVLVAAIVATLAVSLDLPEASGVDVSGLSASGVVGAMGSLALDGPTFYLWGLLLVLALLGTALFADRSVGGLSSFAGQAAVAPQDEHDQPAARARWEQTEVYPLLLFAVAGGLLLVAAHDLLVLFIAVEILSLPLYLLCATARRHRLLSQEAALKYFLLGAFASAFLLMGIAFTYGIAGSTTYDAVAVAVAGEGEAGAPDRVLLLAAIGLLLVGLGFKVGVAPFHAWTPDVYQGAPSPLVAWMAAATKVAAFAALTRLLLSAFGSVRDDWTPAVAALALVSMVVGTLFALTQDDVKRLLAYSSVAHAGFLMVGLLGKPSNEADSTGLGVTTAVLIYLTAYALTTVGAFAVVSTVRESGADGAAGAEATSLQSWRGLGRRAPWTAAAFGFLVLALAGIPLTSGFVGKWAVFETAASDGHWVVVVVAVLTSGVAAAFYVRVIGQMFFAEPLPVAVVRETAGTDIGGGGDTSVSVATRPVVTQGTEVTVLPMTWLTGSVIVVAAAATLVLGVLPDPLVDLVGRAGEWIR; from the coding sequence GTGAACGACGTCGCCGAGTTCGCGAAACCGTCGCTGGAGTACGGCCACCTCTCGCCCCTGCTGATCGTTCTGGCCGGAGCGTTCCTGGCGGTGCTGGTGGAGGCGTTCGTCCCGCGTCCGCGCAGGTTCCTTGTCCAGACGCTGCTCACCGCCGTCGTCCTGGTCGCCGCGATCGTGGCGACGCTGGCGGTCTCCCTCGACCTGCCCGAGGCCAGCGGCGTCGACGTGTCGGGGCTGAGCGCCTCCGGCGTCGTCGGGGCGATGGGGTCGTTGGCCCTGGACGGCCCGACGTTCTACCTCTGGGGACTGCTGCTGGTGCTGGCCCTGCTCGGCACGGCGCTCTTCGCCGACCGCAGCGTGGGCGGTCTGAGCAGCTTCGCCGGACAGGCCGCCGTCGCGCCGCAGGACGAGCACGACCAGCCTGCCGCCCGGGCCCGGTGGGAGCAGACCGAGGTGTACCCGCTGCTGCTCTTCGCGGTCGCCGGGGGACTGCTGCTGGTCGCCGCCCACGACCTGCTGGTCCTCTTCATCGCCGTCGAGATCCTGTCCCTGCCGCTCTACCTGCTCTGTGCGACGGCTCGGCGTCACCGCCTGCTCAGTCAGGAAGCGGCCCTGAAGTACTTCCTGCTCGGTGCGTTCGCGTCGGCGTTCCTGCTGATGGGGATCGCGTTCACCTACGGCATCGCCGGTTCCACCACCTACGACGCCGTCGCGGTCGCCGTGGCGGGGGAGGGCGAGGCGGGAGCGCCGGACCGGGTGCTGCTGCTCGCCGCGATCGGTCTGCTGCTCGTCGGCCTCGGGTTCAAGGTGGGCGTCGCGCCGTTCCACGCCTGGACGCCGGACGTCTACCAGGGAGCGCCGAGTCCGCTGGTGGCCTGGATGGCCGCCGCCACGAAGGTCGCCGCGTTCGCTGCGCTGACCCGGTTGCTGCTCAGCGCCTTCGGTTCGGTGCGCGACGACTGGACGCCTGCGGTCGCGGCACTCGCGCTCGTGTCGATGGTCGTCGGCACCCTCTTCGCCCTCACCCAGGATGACGTCAAGCGGCTCCTGGCGTACTCCTCGGTGGCCCACGCCGGGTTCCTGATGGTGGGTCTGCTCGGCAAGCCGTCGAACGAGGCCGATTCCACCGGACTCGGTGTCACCACCGCGGTCCTGATCTACCTGACCGCGTACGCGCTCACCACGGTCGGCGCGTTCGCGGTGGTCTCGACGGTGCGCGAGAGCGGTGCCGACGGAGCGGCTGGGGCCGAGGCGACGTCGTTGCAGAGCTGGCGTGGTCTGGGGCGGCGCGCCCCGTGGACGGCGGCGGCGTTCGGGTTCCTGGTGCTGGCCCTGGCCGGGATCCCGTTGACGTCAGGGTTCGTCGGGAAGTGGGCGGTCTTCGAGACGGCTGCGAGCGACGGTCACTGGGTGGTCGTGGTGGTCGCGGTGCTCACCAGTGGGGTCGCGGCGGCGTTCTACGTCCGGGTGATCGGGCAGATGTTCTTCGCCGAGCCGCTGCCCGTCGCCGTGGTTCGGGAGACGGCCGGAACCGACATCGGGGGTGGTGGCGACACCTCGGTGAGCGTGGCCACCCGCCCTGTTGTGACGCAAGGGACTGAAGTGACGGTCCTGCCGATGACGTGGTTGACCGGGTCCGTGATCGTGGTGGCCGCGGCCGCCACCCTCGTGCTCGGCGTGCTTCCGGACCCATTGGTCGATCTCGTGGGGCGTGCGGGAGAATGGATCAGGTGA
- a CDS encoding NADH-quinone oxidoreductase subunit M, producing MGVLTWLVLVPLVGALVVALAPLDASTSKKVGIGFGLAALVLPVVVWFRYSGADADAGGMRFAETHDWITLFGTHWALGVDGISLVMVLLTAFLVPVVMVAEWRRMDEGRPRSFMAWTLALEALSLVVFLATDALLFYVVFEATLIPAYFLVAGFGREGRARAATKFLLFQLAGGLVMLAGIIGLYVVSAQAAAQSGSPGETPSYLLSDLAALDLDPTTQRWLFVAFFVAFAAKAPLFPLHTWLADTTGQASAGTSVLLVCVLDKIGTYGMLRFCLGLLPEASEWATPLVLTLALISVVYGALLAIGSDDLLRLVGLTSLSHFGLITVGIFVWSRPGGSGAVLYMVNHGLATAALFLVAGYLVQRTGTTSIAAMGGVQKAAPVLAGLFVVAGMATVGLPGLSPFVSELLVIVAAFGWAWWVGAVAVTSIVLAAVYVLSAYRRTMTGPERPELAGVVDLSAREVWALAPVLVALVVLGVRPAPVLDPVDESVDRLFTSVGVVDDRPDVTRPDQSAEQAAEAEEVAP from the coding sequence ATGGGTGTACTGACCTGGCTGGTCCTGGTTCCGCTGGTGGGAGCGCTGGTGGTGGCACTCGCCCCGCTCGACGCATCCACGTCCAAGAAGGTGGGGATCGGATTCGGTCTCGCCGCCCTCGTCCTGCCCGTGGTGGTGTGGTTCCGCTACAGCGGCGCTGACGCCGACGCGGGCGGGATGCGGTTCGCCGAGACCCACGACTGGATCACCCTCTTCGGCACCCACTGGGCGCTCGGCGTCGACGGGATCTCGCTGGTGATGGTGCTGCTCACCGCGTTCCTGGTGCCGGTGGTGATGGTGGCGGAGTGGCGTCGGATGGACGAAGGTCGCCCCCGCTCGTTCATGGCCTGGACCCTCGCCCTCGAAGCACTCAGCCTCGTGGTCTTCCTCGCCACCGACGCGCTGCTCTTCTACGTCGTCTTCGAGGCGACCCTGATCCCGGCGTACTTCCTCGTCGCCGGGTTCGGCCGCGAAGGACGCGCCCGTGCCGCCACCAAGTTCCTGCTCTTCCAGCTCGCCGGGGGACTGGTGATGCTGGCCGGGATCATCGGCCTCTACGTCGTCTCCGCCCAGGCGGCGGCACAGTCAGGCAGTCCGGGGGAGACCCCCTCCTACCTGCTCAGCGACCTCGCTGCCCTCGACCTCGACCCCACGACGCAGCGCTGGCTCTTCGTGGCGTTCTTCGTCGCGTTCGCGGCCAAGGCGCCGTTGTTCCCGCTGCACACCTGGCTGGCCGACACCACCGGTCAGGCCTCCGCGGGGACGTCGGTGCTGCTGGTCTGCGTCCTCGACAAGATCGGCACCTACGGGATGCTGCGGTTCTGCCTGGGGCTGCTGCCCGAGGCGTCGGAGTGGGCGACGCCGCTGGTGCTGACCCTCGCGCTGATCTCGGTGGTCTACGGCGCGCTGCTCGCGATCGGCTCCGACGACCTGCTCCGCCTCGTCGGTCTGACGTCGCTGTCGCACTTCGGGCTGATCACCGTCGGGATCTTCGTCTGGTCCCGTCCCGGCGGTTCGGGTGCGGTGCTCTACATGGTCAACCACGGCCTCGCGACCGCGGCGTTGTTCCTCGTCGCGGGCTACTTGGTGCAGCGCACCGGCACCACCTCGATCGCCGCGATGGGCGGGGTGCAGAAGGCGGCACCGGTGCTGGCCGGGCTCTTCGTCGTCGCCGGGATGGCCACCGTCGGGCTCCCGGGCCTGTCGCCGTTCGTCTCCGAGCTCCTCGTCATCGTGGCCGCGTTCGGCTGGGCGTGGTGGGTGGGCGCGGTCGCGGTCACCTCGATCGTGCTGGCCGCCGTCTACGTCCTCTCCGCCTACCGCCGCACCATGACCGGCCCCGAACGGCCTGAGCTCGCGGGCGTCGTCGACCTCTCGGCCCGTGAGGTGTGGGCGCTGGCGCCGGTGCTGGTGGCCCTCGTCGTCCTCGGGGTGCGTCCGGCGCCGGTCCTCGACCCGGTCGACGAGAGCGTCGACCGTCTCTTCACCAGCGTCGGTGTCGTCGATGATCGGCCCGACGTCACCCGTCCCGACCAATCAGCCGAGCAGGCAGCCGAGGCCGAGGAGGTCGCCCCGTGA
- the nuoL gene encoding NADH-quinone oxidoreductase subunit L has product MSLLLTAAEHVVPVVDPTPAEGWLSLLWLVPALPLAGAVLLLLVAPLLPGAARGVFDRVAPWVATALVAASFVVSVALLVALLSRDSADRQVSQHLWTWFSAGSFTVGFDLLLDPLSILFLLLVTGVATLVHVYSTAYMAHEERRRRFFGYLNLFVAAMLVLVLGGNYVVLFLGWEGVGLASYLLIGFWQHKPSAAAAGQKAFVTNRIGDVGLALGIGLMVASFGSVDFAAVSALTPAAGEGTMTALGLLLLLAACGKSAQVPLQGWLLDAMEGPTPVSALIHAATMVTAGVYLLVRSSFVLEFAPTAQTAVVVVAVVTLLYGAVLGCAQDDAKKVLAASTMSQIGYMVLAAGLGTVGYAFAILHLLTHGFFKATMFLGAGSVMHAMDDDVDLRHYGGLERVLPATYATFALGYLAIIGFPGFSGFWSKDKVIETALAENPTVGLLALLGAGITGFYMTRMFLMTFWTQRRWRDGVEPHESPKAMTAPMMVLAVLSVFGGFLLVGNWIVDFLTPVVGTAPHHELAVPTWVVTLAVTVVVAVGVAAAWFLVGARRVPDVAPRGNVLVRAARAGLGVDAATEGLVVAPTRRLASGLVTFDRAVVDGVVEGGAEGAGLFSTLVRKAQNGYARSYALSAVGGAVALVLLLWLMGPGRS; this is encoded by the coding sequence ATGTCCCTTCTTCTGACCGCCGCCGAACACGTGGTGCCCGTCGTCGACCCGACCCCGGCCGAGGGGTGGCTGTCGCTGCTGTGGCTGGTGCCGGCACTGCCGCTGGCCGGCGCGGTGCTCCTGCTGCTGGTTGCCCCGCTGTTGCCCGGCGCTGCGCGGGGCGTGTTCGACCGGGTCGCGCCGTGGGTCGCGACCGCACTGGTGGCGGCGTCGTTCGTCGTCTCGGTGGCGTTGCTCGTCGCGTTGCTCTCCCGCGACAGCGCAGACCGACAGGTCTCCCAACATCTGTGGACGTGGTTCTCCGCAGGCAGCTTCACCGTCGGTTTCGACTTGCTCCTGGACCCGCTCAGCATCCTGTTCCTGTTGCTCGTCACCGGCGTCGCGACGCTCGTCCACGTCTACTCGACCGCCTACATGGCTCACGAAGAACGCCGTCGTCGGTTCTTCGGGTACCTCAACCTCTTCGTCGCCGCGATGCTCGTCCTCGTCCTGGGCGGCAACTACGTGGTGCTGTTCCTGGGCTGGGAGGGCGTCGGGCTGGCGTCGTACCTGCTGATCGGGTTCTGGCAGCACAAGCCGTCCGCGGCAGCGGCCGGACAGAAGGCGTTCGTCACCAACCGGATCGGCGACGTCGGGCTCGCCCTCGGCATCGGTCTGATGGTCGCCAGCTTCGGGTCGGTCGACTTCGCCGCCGTCAGCGCGCTCACCCCGGCGGCCGGGGAGGGGACCATGACCGCGCTCGGTCTGCTGCTCCTGCTCGCGGCCTGCGGCAAGTCTGCGCAGGTGCCGTTGCAGGGCTGGCTGCTCGACGCGATGGAGGGCCCCACCCCGGTCTCGGCGCTGATCCACGCCGCCACGATGGTGACGGCCGGCGTCTACCTGCTGGTGCGTTCCAGCTTCGTCCTCGAGTTCGCCCCCACCGCGCAGACCGCCGTCGTGGTGGTCGCGGTGGTGACGCTGCTCTACGGAGCGGTCCTGGGTTGCGCGCAGGACGACGCCAAGAAGGTGCTCGCCGCCTCCACGATGAGCCAGATCGGCTACATGGTGCTGGCGGCCGGGCTCGGCACTGTCGGGTACGCCTTCGCGATCCTGCACCTGCTCACCCACGGCTTCTTCAAGGCCACGATGTTCCTCGGTGCCGGCTCGGTGATGCACGCGATGGACGACGACGTCGACCTTCGCCACTACGGCGGCCTCGAACGCGTCCTGCCCGCCACCTACGCCACGTTCGCGCTCGGCTACCTGGCGATCATCGGCTTCCCCGGGTTCTCCGGCTTCTGGTCGAAGGACAAGGTGATCGAGACCGCGCTCGCCGAGAACCCGACCGTCGGTCTGCTGGCCCTGCTCGGCGCCGGGATCACCGGTTTCTACATGACCCGGATGTTCCTGATGACGTTCTGGACCCAGAGGCGGTGGCGCGACGGCGTCGAACCGCACGAGTCCCCGAAGGCGATGACCGCCCCGATGATGGTGCTCGCCGTGCTGTCGGTCTTCGGTGGCTTCCTGCTGGTGGGCAACTGGATCGTCGACTTCCTGACGCCGGTGGTCGGGACCGCACCGCACCACGAACTGGCCGTCCCGACCTGGGTGGTGACGCTCGCGGTGACCGTCGTGGTCGCCGTCGGGGTCGCGGCCGCATGGTTCCTGGTCGGGGCCCGACGGGTTCCCGACGTGGCGCCGCGCGGCAACGTCCTGGTCCGGGCAGCACGCGCCGGACTCGGCGTTGACGCAGCCACCGAGGGGCTCGTCGTCGCACCCACCCGTCGCTTGGCGTCGGGCCTGGTGACCTTCGACCGGGCCGTCGTCGACGGAGTGGTCGAGGGCGGCGCGGAGGGTGCCGGGCTCTTCTCGACCCTCGTGCGGAAGGCGCAGAACGGGTACGCCCGCTCGTACGCACTCTCGGCCGTGGGCGGGGCAGTGGCGTTGGTACTGCTGCTGTGGCTGATGGGACCGGGACGCTCATGA
- the nuoK gene encoding NADH-quinone oxidoreductase subunit NuoK, which translates to METGPLLVLAALLFAIGAVGVLVRRNALVVFMCVELMLNACNLTFVTFARQHGNLEGQIAAFFVMVVAAAEVVVGLAIIMTVHRSRRTASVDDAHLLRG; encoded by the coding sequence ATGGAGACCGGACCCCTGCTGGTGCTGGCGGCGCTGCTCTTCGCGATCGGAGCGGTGGGCGTGCTGGTGCGCCGCAACGCCCTGGTGGTGTTCATGTGCGTCGAGCTGATGCTGAACGCCTGCAACCTCACCTTCGTCACCTTCGCCCGCCAGCACGGCAATCTGGAGGGGCAGATCGCGGCGTTCTTCGTGATGGTGGTCGCGGCCGCCGAGGTGGTCGTCGGGCTCGCGATCATCATGACCGTCCACCGTTCGCGTCGGACCGCGTCCGTCGACGACGCCCACCTGCTGAGGGGCTGA
- a CDS encoding NADH-quinone oxidoreductase subunit J: MTAFWILAPVMVLCALGILFVRSAVHAALLLAVVMISMAGLYLGLEAPFLFVVQVIVYTGAVLMLFLFVVMLVGVDHSDDAGETIPGQRAGAVVLGTLLALTLAIGVAQVGFGAATGLGEVNAGGNVEAIADLLFSRWVLAFEATSALLVTAAVGAMMLTHREAGPRVTQARLAAARIQAYAETGMHPGPRPAPGVYARSNSVDTPALLPDGSPAPASVPRPLAGRDQVRAVGPEAAHIDVVLDQVAGRVTEEED; encoded by the coding sequence GTGACCGCCTTCTGGATCCTCGCCCCGGTGATGGTGCTCTGCGCGCTCGGCATCCTGTTCGTCCGCAGCGCCGTGCACGCCGCCCTGCTGCTGGCGGTGGTGATGATCTCGATGGCCGGGCTCTACCTCGGCCTCGAAGCGCCCTTCCTCTTCGTGGTCCAGGTGATCGTCTACACCGGCGCCGTGCTGATGCTCTTCCTGTTCGTGGTGATGCTCGTCGGCGTCGACCACTCCGACGACGCAGGCGAGACGATCCCCGGCCAGCGCGCGGGAGCCGTCGTACTGGGCACGTTGCTGGCCCTGACGTTGGCGATCGGCGTCGCGCAGGTCGGGTTCGGTGCCGCGACCGGGCTGGGGGAGGTGAACGCGGGCGGCAACGTCGAGGCGATCGCCGACCTCCTGTTCAGCCGTTGGGTGCTCGCCTTCGAGGCCACCAGCGCCCTGCTCGTCACCGCCGCGGTCGGCGCGATGATGCTGACCCACCGCGAGGCCGGCCCGCGCGTCACCCAGGCCCGACTCGCCGCCGCCCGGATCCAGGCCTACGCCGAGACCGGGATGCACCCCGGGCCGCGTCCTGCTCCCGGCGTCTACGCTCGCAGCAACTCCGTCGACACCCCTGCGCTGCTGCCCGACGGCAGCCCGGCGCCCGCGTCGGTGCCACGCCCGTTGGCGGGACGTGACCAGGTGCGAGCGGTCGGGCCGGAGGCGGCTCACATCGACGTCGTCCTCGACCAGGTCGCCGGCCGCGTCACGGAGGAGGAGGACTGA
- the nuoI gene encoding NADH-quinone oxidoreductase subunit NuoI: MSEQQEPRESFTDKVAGFGVTFTTMFREPVTEQYPFEKQPTAPRFHGRHQLNRWPDGLEKCVGCELCAWACPADAILVEGADNTDEERYSPGERYGAVYQINYLRCILCGLCVEACPTRALTMTNEYELADDSRGALIWTKEQLLAPLGEAMEAPPHPMLLADDAQSYYRGEFDPAAVSALAEEAVRDEEENW, translated from the coding sequence ATGAGCGAGCAGCAGGAACCACGCGAGTCGTTCACCGACAAGGTCGCCGGCTTCGGGGTGACGTTCACGACGATGTTCCGCGAACCCGTCACCGAGCAGTACCCGTTCGAGAAGCAGCCCACCGCGCCCCGGTTCCACGGACGCCACCAGCTCAACCGCTGGCCCGACGGGCTGGAGAAGTGCGTCGGGTGTGAGCTCTGCGCGTGGGCCTGCCCCGCCGACGCGATCCTCGTGGAGGGTGCCGACAACACCGACGAGGAGCGCTACAGCCCCGGTGAGCGTTACGGCGCGGTCTACCAGATCAACTACCTGCGCTGCATCCTCTGCGGACTCTGCGTCGAGGCCTGCCCGACGCGGGCCCTGACCATGACCAACGAGTACGAACTCGCCGACGACTCCCGCGGCGCCCTGATCTGGACCAAGGAACAGCTCCTCGCCCCGCTCGGCGAGGCGATGGAAGCGCCGCCGCACCCGATGCTGCTCGCCGACGACGCCCAGTCCTACTACCGCGGAGAGTTCGACCCCGCCGCCGTCTCGGCGCTCGCCGAGGAGGCCGTCCGCGACGAGGAGGAGAACTGGTGA
- the nuoH gene encoding NADH-quinone oxidoreductase subunit NuoH, with protein MNGLDLFGHDSFPTVLLKAVGVFLVLVLLTLFNIWFERRVVARMQHRIGPNVNGPFGLLQSLADGTKLMFKEDIIPSAADKVVFVLAPLIIVVPAFVTFAVIPFAGEVRIPFTDTVTPLQLTDMPVAVLFVVATASIGIYGIVLAGWSSGSTYSLLGGLRSSAQMISYEIAMGLSFVAVFLFAGSMSTSEIVEAQDGLWFGLLLLPSFCVYVVAMVGETNRAPFDLPEAEGELVGGFHTEYSGMKFAMFFLAEYINMATVSALATTLFLGGWHAPWGVSHLWPGADDGAWGALWFFAKMFCFIFGFIWLRGTLPRLRYDQFMALGWKVLIPASLAWIVVVAGIRAVAVDGGWSRTVLFTTVSVLGVVAVVAFLVWPRRRDRVEVPTCEVPTPAGHDVPAFPVPPMPAGGPVRGAAAPLVFDPTPVAVPPVLEEAAGEQR; from the coding sequence ATGAACGGCCTCGACCTCTTCGGTCACGACTCCTTCCCCACGGTGCTGCTCAAGGCCGTCGGGGTGTTCCTCGTCCTGGTGCTGCTGACGCTCTTCAACATCTGGTTCGAGCGGCGCGTCGTGGCCCGGATGCAGCACCGGATCGGGCCCAACGTCAACGGCCCCTTCGGACTGCTGCAGTCGCTGGCCGACGGCACCAAGCTGATGTTCAAGGAGGACATCATCCCGAGCGCGGCCGACAAGGTCGTCTTCGTCCTCGCGCCGCTGATCATCGTGGTCCCGGCGTTCGTGACGTTCGCGGTGATCCCGTTCGCCGGTGAGGTGCGGATCCCGTTCACCGACACCGTCACCCCGCTGCAGCTGACCGACATGCCGGTCGCGGTGCTCTTCGTGGTGGCGACGGCCTCGATCGGGATCTACGGGATCGTGCTGGCCGGCTGGTCGTCGGGGTCGACGTACTCGCTGCTCGGCGGGCTGCGCTCCAGCGCCCAGATGATCTCCTACGAGATCGCGATGGGGCTCTCGTTCGTGGCGGTCTTCCTGTTCGCGGGGTCGATGTCGACCTCGGAGATCGTCGAGGCGCAGGACGGGCTCTGGTTCGGGCTGCTCCTGCTGCCGTCGTTCTGCGTCTACGTCGTCGCGATGGTCGGCGAGACCAACCGTGCCCCCTTCGACCTGCCCGAAGCGGAGGGCGAACTCGTCGGCGGATTCCACACCGAGTACTCCGGGATGAAGTTCGCGATGTTCTTCCTGGCCGAGTACATCAACATGGCCACCGTCTCCGCGCTCGCCACCACCCTCTTCCTCGGCGGTTGGCACGCTCCGTGGGGCGTCAGCCACCTGTGGCCCGGCGCCGACGACGGAGCCTGGGGTGCGCTCTGGTTCTTCGCGAAGATGTTCTGCTTCATCTTCGGGTTCATCTGGCTGCGCGGCACCCTCCCGCGCCTGCGCTACGACCAGTTCATGGCGTTGGGCTGGAAGGTCCTGATCCCGGCGTCGCTGGCCTGGATCGTCGTCGTGGCCGGGATCCGTGCGGTCGCCGTCGACGGTGGTTGGTCCCGGACGGTGCTGTTCACGACCGTGTCGGTGCTCGGTGTCGTCGCGGTGGTCGCCTTCCTGGTGTGGCCGCGGCGTCGGGATCGGGTCGAGGTGCCCACCTGCGAGGTCCCGACCCCGGCCGGGCACGACGTCCCGGCGTTCCCGGTCCCGCCGATGCCCGCCGGTGGCCCGGTCCGCGGCGCTGCCGCCCCGCTCGTCTTCGACCCCACGCCCGTGGCGGTTCCCCCAGTCCTCGAGGAAGCGGCAGGTGAGCAGCGATGA
- a CDS encoding NADH-quinone oxidoreductase subunit G, whose amino-acid sequence MTASENVIPTVTLTIDGVTVTVPQGTLVIRAAEQVGIEIPRFCDHPLLAPAGACRQCLVEVATPGPDGTMRQMQGPPGRMKPQASCTLVASEGMEVRTQHTSPGAEKAQRGVMELLLINHPLDCPVCDKGGECPLQNQAMSVGRSESRFADQGMTKRTFEKPIPLSPQILLDRERCIVCQRCTRFADEVAGDAFISLVERGAQQQIGIAPEAPFLSYFAGNTVQICPVGALTSVDYRFRARPFDLVSTESVAEHDACGAAIRVDHRRGKVVRRLAGNDPAVNTEWISDKDRFAFSYTRASRRITHPWVRDLPAEGSGRRSRGELRPASWPEAIARAATALQAGPVGVLTGGRMPVEDAFAWSKFARTVLRTDDVDFRSRPHSAEEAWFLSRFVAGRLAETQVPTYADLEAADTVVLVGLDPEDEAGTLFLRLRTAVKGYGTRVVALAPFTTRGLAKLDADVHHVVPGREAALLATLDDHLASPQSSGVSLGRGDVVLVGERLATSPGALVAVTELVARTGARLAWVPRRAGDRGAVEAGLLPGLLPGGRHLEAAADRALIGAAFGDLPEQVGRDLTGIVAAARAETITSLLVGGVDPDDTPDPSGFRTAVAKATHVVSLELAWSDVALAADVVLPVAPVTEREGTFLTWDARERGFEQIFDVPGSLPEWRVLSEIATALGRPLGWENVDQLQEEIAALGGAAAPTGVVAAPPLPAPDAGGGHFVLATHRQLVDHASLLAGQDALLATMRPAVVAMSTTDLDRLGVTPGDLVDVAGDRGAWTLPCAVADLPDGVVWIPTRSHGRGVWAELAAPGQGVDVRPARVASPVVSPDQEVSA is encoded by the coding sequence GTGACTGCGTCCGAGAACGTCATCCCGACCGTGACGCTGACGATCGACGGCGTCACCGTCACCGTCCCGCAGGGGACCCTGGTGATCCGGGCCGCCGAACAGGTCGGGATCGAGATTCCGCGTTTCTGTGACCACCCGCTGCTCGCCCCGGCCGGCGCGTGCCGCCAGTGCTTGGTGGAGGTCGCGACGCCCGGCCCCGACGGCACGATGCGGCAGATGCAGGGCCCACCCGGACGGATGAAGCCGCAGGCGTCCTGCACGCTGGTGGCGTCCGAAGGCATGGAGGTCCGTACCCAGCACACGTCGCCTGGGGCCGAGAAGGCCCAACGCGGCGTCATGGAACTGCTCCTGATCAACCACCCCCTCGACTGCCCGGTCTGTGACAAGGGCGGCGAGTGCCCGCTGCAGAACCAGGCGATGAGCGTCGGACGCTCCGAGTCGCGGTTCGCCGATCAGGGCATGACGAAGCGGACCTTCGAGAAGCCGATCCCGTTGAGCCCGCAGATCCTGCTCGACCGCGAACGCTGCATCGTGTGCCAGCGCTGCACCCGGTTCGCCGACGAGGTCGCCGGGGACGCGTTCATCTCCCTGGTCGAACGCGGTGCGCAGCAGCAGATCGGGATCGCCCCCGAGGCGCCGTTCCTGAGCTACTTCGCCGGCAACACCGTTCAGATCTGCCCGGTCGGGGCCCTCACCTCGGTGGACTACCGGTTCCGGGCCCGGCCCTTCGACCTCGTCTCGACCGAGTCCGTGGCCGAGCACGACGCCTGCGGTGCCGCGATCCGCGTCGACCACCGCCGCGGCAAGGTGGTGCGTCGACTCGCAGGCAACGACCCGGCCGTCAACACCGAGTGGATCAGCGACAAGGACCGCTTCGCGTTCTCCTACACCCGCGCCTCACGCCGGATCACCCACCCGTGGGTCCGCGACCTGCCTGCCGAGGGCTCGGGGCGTCGCAGCCGCGGCGAACTGCGTCCGGCGTCGTGGCCCGAGGCGATCGCCCGTGCCGCAACTGCCCTGCAGGCCGGACCGGTCGGCGTCCTCACCGGAGGACGGATGCCGGTCGAGGACGCCTTCGCGTGGTCGAAGTTCGCCCGCACCGTGCTCCGCACCGACGACGTCGACTTCCGCTCCCGCCCGCACTCCGCCGAGGAGGCGTGGTTCCTGAGCCGGTTCGTCGCCGGGCGTCTCGCCGAGACCCAGGTGCCCACCTACGCCGACCTCGAGGCGGCAGACACCGTCGTCCTGGTCGGGCTCGATCCCGAGGACGAAGCCGGAACGCTCTTCCTGCGGCTGCGCACGGCCGTGAAGGGGTACGGCACCCGTGTGGTGGCGCTCGCGCCGTTCACCACGCGTGGGTTGGCCAAGCTCGACGCCGACGTCCACCACGTCGTCCCCGGACGGGAAGCAGCCCTGCTCGCGACGCTGGACGACCACCTCGCCAGCCCGCAGTCCAGCGGCGTCAGCCTGGGTCGGGGCGACGTCGTCCTGGTCGGGGAACGCCTCGCCACCAGCCCCGGCGCACTCGTCGCCGTCACCGAACTCGTCGCCCGCACCGGCGCTCGACTCGCCTGGGTGCCCCGTCGTGCCGGGGACCGCGGTGCGGTCGAGGCCGGGCTGCTGCCGGGCCTGCTGCCCGGCGGACGACACCTCGAGGCCGCAGCCGACCGAGCCCTGATCGGTGCGGCCTTCGGCGACCTGCCCGAGCAGGTGGGCCGCGATCTGACCGGCATCGTCGCTGCTGCCCGGGCCGAGACGATCACCTCGCTGTTGGTCGGCGGCGTCGACCCCGACGACACCCCCGACCCGTCCGGCTTCCGCACGGCGGTCGCCAAGGCCACCCACGTCGTCTCCCTCGAACTCGCCTGGAGCGACGTGGCACTGGCCGCCGACGTCGTCCTCCCGGTCGCGCCGGTCACCGAACGCGAAGGCACCTTCCTCACGTGGGACGCCCGCGAACGCGGCTTCGAGCAGATCTTCGACGTCCCCGGCTCGCTGCCGGAGTGGCGGGTCCTGTCCGAGATCGCGACCGCGCTGGGACGCCCGTTGGGCTGGGAGAACGTCGACCAACTCCAGGAGGAGATCGCGGCGCTCGGCGGAGCGGCTGCCCCGACCGGGGTCGTCGCTGCGCCACCGCTGCCTGCGCCCGACGCCGGTGGGGGCCACTTCGTGCTGGCCACGCACCGCCAGCTCGTCGACCACGCCTCCCTGCTGGCCGGGCAGGACGCCCTGCTCGCGACGATGCGCCCAGCGGTGGTGGCGATGTCGACCACCGACCTCGACCGGCTCGGTGTCACGCCGGGAGACCTCGTCGACGTCGCCGGTGACCGCGGCGCCTGGACGTTGCCGTGTGCGGTGGCCGACCTGCCCGACGGCGTCGTCTGGATCCCGACCCGTTCCCACGGGCGCGGGGTCTGGGCCGAGCTCGCCGCGCCGGGTCAGGGCGTCGACGTGCGGCCTGCCCGCGTCGCGTCGCCCGTCGTGTCGCCGGACCAGGAGGTGTCGGCATGA